A window of the Bacillus andreraoultii genome harbors these coding sequences:
- a CDS encoding endonuclease MutS2 — protein MNHKAIDTLEFNKIRNQLMAFAASNLGKERIENLFPSTNYEEVIRLQEETDEAATVIRLKGHVPLGGIFNILPAIKRSEIGGMLHVDELVQIASSIRASRQLKKYLEEVTDEENLPILTEFHENMNPPYELERSISSSISENGEVLDSASEKLRTLRTQMRTFEARVREKLESIIRSSSAQKMLSDAIITIRNDRFVIPVKQEYRTHFGGMVHDQSSSGQTLFIEPQPVVQLNNELHQAKIKEQLEIERILTELSKETAAYSEELKVLVETLRELDFMFAKAKYGAAMKATKPAINKEGRIRLFKARHPFIPKEEVVANDIELGTDFTTIVITGPNTGGKTVTLKTLGLITLMAQAGLHIPAQDGSEVAVFQSIFADIGDEQSIEQSLSTFSSHMVNIVEILNHVDFKSLVLFDELGAGTDPQEGAALAMAILDEVHNRGARVIATTHYPELKAYGYNREGVTNASVEFDVETLSPTYRLLIGVPGRSNAFEISKRLGLSDRIIERAKSQIHEETNKVDNMIASLEERTKLAETEEKEAREYLKLAEKIHADLQKAMVDYYEKKDELYEKARLEAKSIIKHAEHEADEIIKRLRQLQLQKSVEIKEHELIEAKKRLEEAVPKSKNKTSIPTDKKEVHQFQPGDEVKVISFDQKGHLIEKVNDHEWQVQIGILKMKVNEKDLEIIHSKPKVEPKPITTIKGKEYHVGLELDLRGERFEDALVKVEKYIDDALLAGYPRVSIIHGKGTGALRTGVQNYLKKHRQVKSFHFGSANEGGTGVTVVEFK, from the coding sequence GTGAATCATAAAGCAATAGATACATTAGAATTTAATAAAATTCGTAATCAATTAATGGCCTTTGCCGCATCTAATTTAGGAAAAGAAAGGATTGAAAACTTATTTCCATCGACAAACTATGAGGAAGTGATTCGACTTCAAGAGGAAACCGATGAGGCTGCCACCGTCATTCGTCTTAAGGGTCATGTACCACTTGGAGGAATTTTTAATATTTTGCCGGCAATTAAACGGTCGGAAATTGGTGGTATGCTTCACGTCGATGAACTCGTCCAAATTGCAAGTTCGATAAGAGCTAGTCGACAATTAAAGAAGTATCTCGAAGAAGTAACTGATGAAGAGAATTTACCAATATTAACAGAATTTCATGAAAATATGAATCCTCCGTATGAGTTGGAACGTAGTATAAGTAGTTCGATTAGCGAGAATGGGGAAGTTTTAGATAGTGCTAGTGAAAAATTACGTACTCTCCGAACACAAATGCGCACATTTGAAGCTAGAGTACGTGAAAAACTAGAAAGTATTATTCGTTCATCAAGTGCACAAAAAATGTTATCAGATGCGATTATAACAATTCGTAATGACCGATTTGTGATTCCTGTAAAACAAGAATATCGAACCCATTTCGGTGGGATGGTTCATGACCAATCTTCCTCTGGACAAACATTATTTATTGAACCTCAACCGGTTGTTCAGTTGAATAATGAGCTTCACCAAGCAAAAATAAAAGAACAACTTGAAATCGAACGAATTTTAACAGAGTTATCAAAAGAGACTGCAGCATATAGTGAAGAGTTAAAAGTCCTTGTTGAAACATTACGTGAACTAGACTTTATGTTTGCAAAAGCAAAATATGGTGCGGCAATGAAAGCGACAAAGCCAGCGATTAATAAGGAAGGAAGAATTCGCCTTTTTAAGGCACGACATCCATTTATACCGAAAGAGGAAGTCGTTGCGAATGATATTGAACTTGGAACTGATTTTACAACAATTGTCATTACAGGTCCGAATACGGGTGGAAAAACCGTTACTTTAAAAACTCTTGGATTAATTACATTAATGGCTCAAGCAGGATTACATATTCCAGCACAAGATGGGTCAGAGGTTGCTGTATTTCAATCAATTTTTGCTGATATTGGTGATGAACAATCAATTGAACAAAGTTTAAGCACATTTTCATCTCATATGGTAAATATTGTAGAGATATTAAATCATGTTGATTTCAAGAGTCTTGTCTTGTTTGATGAGCTTGGAGCTGGTACAGATCCACAGGAAGGTGCTGCTCTTGCAATGGCGATATTAGATGAGGTTCATAATCGTGGAGCTCGTGTCATTGCAACAACGCATTATCCAGAATTAAAAGCATATGGGTATAATCGAGAAGGAGTAACGAATGCTAGTGTAGAATTTGATGTTGAGACATTAAGTCCAACCTATCGCCTTCTAATTGGTGTTCCTGGTCGAAGTAATGCATTTGAAATATCGAAGCGACTTGGATTATCAGATCGAATTATTGAACGAGCAAAAAGCCAAATTCATGAGGAAACCAATAAAGTTGATAATATGATTGCTTCCCTGGAAGAACGGACGAAACTAGCAGAAACAGAGGAAAAAGAAGCAAGAGAGTATTTGAAACTCGCAGAAAAAATTCATGCAGACTTGCAAAAAGCGATGGTCGATTATTATGAAAAGAAAGATGAATTATATGAAAAAGCGCGACTAGAAGCGAAATCGATTATTAAACATGCGGAACATGAAGCAGATGAAATTATTAAACGGTTAAGACAGTTACAATTACAAAAGTCAGTTGAAATTAAAGAGCATGAATTAATTGAAGCGAAAAAACGTTTGGAAGAAGCGGTTCCAAAATCGAAAAATAAAACTTCCATACCGACAGACAAAAAAGAAGTCCATCAATTCCAACCAGGGGATGAAGTGAAAGTGATTAGCTTCGACCAAAAAGGACATTTAATTGAAAAGGTCAATGATCATGAATGGCAAGTTCAAATTGGTATTTTAAAAATGAAAGTGAATGAAAAAGATCTTGAAATCATCCATAGTAAACCAAAAGTAGAACCAAAGCCAATAACGACAATTAAAGGAAAGGAATATCATGTTGGTTTAGAACTTGATTTACGTGGCGAACGTTTTGAAGATGCGCTAGTGAAAGTAGAAAAATATATTGATGATGCGTTACTTGCTGGATATCCGCGTGTTTCAATCATACATGGTAAAGGTACAGGAGCACTTCGCACAGGTGTACAAAATTATTTAAAAAAACATCGTCAAGTAAAATCATTTCATTTTGGAAGTGCAAATGAAGGTGGAACAGGTGTTACTGTTGTTGAGTTTAAATAG
- a CDS encoding DUF350 domain-containing protein, producing MANFWENSLIIQAAYYSVAILCTLVFLAIFELVTKYNNWEEIKKGNMAVALATGGKIFGILNIFRFSIMHNDSLLVMFGWGCFGFLLLLIAYYIFEFLTPTFNVDEQIASDNRAVGFISMVISVGLSYVIGAGII from the coding sequence ATGGCAAACTTTTGGGAAAATAGTTTGATTATACAGGCAGCATATTATAGTGTTGCGATCTTATGCACACTCGTATTTCTAGCCATATTTGAATTAGTGACAAAATATAATAATTGGGAAGAAATAAAAAAGGGGAATATGGCGGTTGCATTGGCAACAGGAGGAAAAATATTTGGTATCTTAAATATTTTTCGCTTTTCAATTATGCACAATGATTCATTACTTGTTATGTTTGGCTGGGGATGTTTCGGTTTCTTATTACTACTTATTGCTTACTATATTTTTGAATTTTTAACACCAACGTTTAATGTTGATGAGCAAATTGCAAGTGATAACCGTGCCGTTGGTTTTATATCGATGGTTATCTCTGTTGGACTTTCATATGTTATCGGAGCCGGAATTATTTAG
- a CDS encoding AMP-binding protein: MENKPWLQLYPPQIPHTLTYDNSSLQQVLVNTSKKYPDKIAIHFNGKELTYKEVYESSLKMAGYLKKIGIKKGDRVAIMLPNTPQSVISFYGILFAGGIAVQTNPMYTERELAFQMKDSGAKAIIGLDILFPRITKIQGETNLQHIIITAIKDYLPFPKNLVYPYIQKKQYGFSVKVEHKGNHHLFKEIMKEQPTSDPVLDINCDEELAILQYTGGTTGFPKGVMLTHRNLIANSKMCQAWLYRCREGEEVVLGALPFFHVYGMTTVMILSVLQASKMVLIPKPAPETLLKAIQSQRPTMFPGAPTMYIGLLNHPDLTKYDLSSIDSCISGSAPLPVEVQEQFEKLTGGKLVEGYGLTESSPVTHANLLWDGTRVSASIGLPWPDTNAEIRSLETGEPLPPGEVGELVIKGPQVMKGYWNRPEETNQVLQDGWLFTGDMGYMDEKGYFYIVDRKKDMIIASGYNIYPREVEEVLYEHPAVKEVVVAGVPDPYRGETVKAYIVLKDGASITEDEMNKYARKNLAAYKVPRMYEFRDELPKTTVGKILRRQLVEEEKKKMAEAKEREA; encoded by the coding sequence ATGGAAAATAAACCATGGTTACAGCTTTATCCGCCACAAATTCCGCACACATTAACGTATGATAATTCATCCCTGCAACAAGTATTAGTTAATACGTCTAAGAAGTATCCAGATAAGATTGCCATCCACTTTAATGGTAAGGAGTTAACTTATAAAGAAGTATATGAATCTTCCTTAAAGATGGCAGGCTATTTGAAAAAAATTGGAATTAAAAAAGGGGACCGGGTGGCTATTATGCTGCCGAACACACCACAATCAGTCATTAGTTTTTACGGGATATTATTTGCGGGCGGGATTGCTGTACAGACAAATCCAATGTACACAGAGCGAGAATTAGCTTTTCAGATGAAAGATTCAGGAGCAAAGGCAATTATTGGATTAGATATTTTATTTCCGCGTATTACGAAAATTCAAGGGGAAACAAATTTACAACATATTATTATAACAGCAATTAAAGATTACTTACCATTTCCAAAGAATCTAGTGTATCCGTATATTCAAAAGAAACAATACGGATTTTCAGTTAAAGTCGAACATAAGGGAAATCATCATCTATTTAAAGAAATTATGAAAGAACAACCAACGTCAGATCCAGTTCTAGACATTAATTGTGATGAAGAGTTGGCAATCCTACAATATACTGGTGGAACGACTGGTTTTCCAAAAGGAGTTATGTTGACACATCGAAATTTAATTGCTAATTCAAAAATGTGTCAAGCTTGGCTGTATCGGTGTAGAGAAGGAGAAGAAGTTGTACTTGGTGCACTTCCATTCTTTCATGTATACGGCATGACAACGGTAATGATTCTATCTGTTTTGCAAGCATCAAAAATGGTTCTTATACCAAAGCCAGCCCCAGAAACATTGTTAAAGGCAATACAGTCGCAACGACCAACGATGTTTCCAGGTGCCCCAACAATGTATATTGGTCTGTTGAATCACCCAGATTTAACAAAATATGATTTATCATCTATTGATAGTTGTATTAGTGGTTCAGCGCCGTTACCTGTCGAGGTTCAAGAACAGTTTGAAAAATTAACAGGTGGAAAACTAGTTGAAGGATATGGGCTGACTGAATCCTCGCCGGTAACACATGCAAATCTTTTGTGGGATGGTACACGGGTATCTGCAAGTATTGGTTTACCATGGCCAGATACAAATGCTGAAATTCGCTCTTTAGAAACAGGGGAGCCATTACCTCCAGGAGAAGTTGGAGAATTAGTGATAAAAGGTCCGCAAGTGATGAAGGGATATTGGAATCGTCCAGAAGAAACGAACCAAGTGCTACAAGATGGTTGGTTATTCACCGGTGATATGGGATATATGGACGAAAAAGGATACTTTTACATTGTAGACCGTAAGAAGGATATGATTATTGCAAGCGGTTATAATATTTACCCACGCGAGGTTGAAGAAGTTTTATACGAACATCCAGCAGTAAAAGAAGTTGTTGTTGCAGGTGTTCCAGATCCGTATCGAGGCGAAACGGTAAAAGCATACATTGTCTTGAAAGATGGCGCTTCGATTACAGAAGATGAAATGAATAAGTATGCGAGAAAAAATCTTGCTGCTTATAAAGTACCGAGAATGTACGAATTTCGAGATGAACTTCCGAAAACAACAGTTGGAAAAATATTACGACGTCAGTTAGTTGAAGAAGAAAAGAAGAAAATGGCAGAGGCAAAAGAAAGAGAAGCATAG
- a CDS encoding TetR/AcrR family transcriptional regulator, with the protein MKTQKPKYMQIIDAAVITIAENGYHQSQVSKIAKQAGVADGTIYLYFKNKEDILISLFREKMGHFINDLEEVTKTKNTASEKLLLLIEKHFRRLSEDHHLAIVTQLELRQTNKDLRFKINDILKGYLKLIDKVLDEGTKNGEFDPKLNIRLARQMIFGTIDETVTTWIMNDHKYDLISLAPEVHRLLINGCGNKGKAI; encoded by the coding sequence TTGAAAACACAAAAGCCAAAGTATATGCAAATTATTGATGCCGCAGTAATAACGATTGCCGAAAACGGTTATCACCAATCACAAGTTTCAAAAATTGCTAAACAAGCAGGTGTAGCAGACGGAACGATTTATCTTTATTTTAAAAATAAAGAGGATATACTAATTTCTCTTTTTCGTGAAAAAATGGGTCATTTTATCAATGATTTGGAAGAAGTAACGAAAACAAAAAATACCGCCTCAGAAAAATTATTACTTTTAATAGAAAAGCATTTTCGTCGTTTATCTGAGGATCACCATCTGGCTATTGTCACTCAGCTGGAACTAAGGCAAACAAATAAAGATTTACGTTTCAAAATTAATGATATTTTAAAAGGCTATTTGAAACTTATTGATAAAGTCTTAGATGAAGGTACAAAAAATGGAGAATTTGATCCGAAATTGAATATCCGTTTAGCTCGACAAATGATTTTTGGAACAATTGATGAAACGGTAACGACATGGATTATGAATGATCATAAATATGATTTAATCAGTCTAGCACCGGAAGTTCATCGCTTACTAATTAATGGCTGCGGTAACAAAGGAAAGGCAATCTAA
- a CDS encoding enoyl-CoA hydratase codes for MAFLQSKIEGKTAIISLNRPPANALSKELLLELDEVLTELATNDDVRVVVVKGEGKFFCAGADIREFTTFSSQEKAYELARNGQKLMDKIEQYPKPVIASIHGAALGGGLELAMSCHIRLVAENAKLGLPELSLGIIPGFAGTQRLPKFVGTEKALEMMITSEPITGIEAIKYGLALRAYPEEELFSETMKLAKKFERKSPSSVKAILDLLTYTKTDQFSTGVEKEATLFSEVFQTEDAKEGIQAFIEKRQPNFVGK; via the coding sequence ATGGCGTTTTTACAGTCAAAAATAGAAGGGAAAACAGCAATCATCTCATTAAACCGTCCGCCGGCAAATGCACTATCAAAAGAACTGTTGCTAGAATTGGATGAAGTATTGACAGAATTAGCAACGAATGATGATGTGCGTGTTGTCGTCGTTAAAGGGGAAGGTAAATTTTTCTGTGCTGGAGCAGATATAAGAGAATTTACTACATTTAGTTCACAAGAGAAAGCTTATGAGTTAGCACGAAATGGTCAGAAGCTTATGGATAAGATTGAACAGTATCCAAAACCTGTAATTGCTTCGATTCATGGAGCAGCTTTAGGTGGAGGGTTAGAATTAGCAATGAGCTGCCATATTCGTTTAGTGGCTGAAAATGCCAAATTAGGTTTACCTGAATTGTCACTTGGTATTATCCCTGGATTTGCTGGAACACAAAGATTGCCTAAATTCGTCGGTACAGAAAAAGCACTTGAAATGATGATTACTAGTGAACCAATCACTGGTATTGAGGCGATAAAGTATGGACTTGCACTAAGGGCCTATCCAGAGGAAGAGCTTTTTAGTGAAACAATGAAACTAGCGAAAAAGTTCGAAAGGAAGAGTCCATCATCTGTTAAAGCGATTTTAGATCTCTTAACATATACGAAAACAGACCAATTTTCTACTGGTGTTGAAAAAGAAGCAACATTATTTAGTGAAGTTTTCCAAACAGAAGATGCGAAGGAAGGAATCCAAGCATTTATTGAAAAAAGACAACCGAATTTTGTGGGAAAATAG
- a CDS encoding electron transfer flavoprotein subunit beta/FixA family protein produces MNIYVLLKRTFDTEEKISIDNGKINDDGAEFIINPYDEYAVEEAIQVRDEHGGEVTVVTVGGEDAEKQLRTALAMGADKAVLINIEDDLEVTDQYTTAKILAEYLKDKDADLIIGGNVAIDNGTGQVGPRVADLLGIPYITTITDLKIDGTNVSVVRDVEGDEEKIEATLPLLVTAQQGLNDPRYPSLPGIMKAKKKPLEELELDDLDIDEDDVEAKTKTIEVFLPPKREAGKILQGDLNEQIQELVSLLHKDAKVI; encoded by the coding sequence ATGAATATTTATGTATTGTTAAAAAGAACTTTTGACACGGAAGAAAAAATTTCAATTGATAATGGGAAAATCAATGATGATGGTGCTGAATTTATTATTAACCCTTATGACGAGTACGCTGTTGAGGAGGCAATACAAGTTCGTGATGAGCATGGTGGTGAAGTAACAGTCGTCACTGTCGGTGGAGAAGATGCAGAAAAGCAATTGCGTACTGCTTTAGCTATGGGTGCAGATAAGGCTGTTTTAATTAATATTGAAGATGATCTTGAAGTAACAGATCAATATACAACTGCTAAAATTTTAGCGGAATATTTAAAAGATAAGGATGCGGATTTAATTATCGGTGGGAATGTAGCAATCGATAATGGAACAGGCCAAGTCGGTCCACGGGTTGCTGATTTACTAGGAATCCCTTATATTACAACAATTACAGACTTGAAAATCGATGGAACAAATGTAAGCGTTGTACGTGATGTTGAAGGTGACGAGGAAAAAATTGAAGCAACTCTACCATTATTAGTAACAGCTCAACAAGGATTAAATGATCCGAGATATCCATCTTTACCTGGGATTATGAAAGCGAAAAAGAAACCGCTTGAAGAATTAGAATTGGATGATTTGGACATTGATGAGGACGATGTTGAAGCAAAGACAAAAACAATTGAAGTATTTTTACCACCAAAACGTGAAGCTGGTAAAATTTTACAAGGTGATTTGAACGAACAAATACAAGAATTAGTTTCCTTACTGCATAAAGATGCGAAAGTAATCTAA
- a CDS encoding electron transfer flavoprotein subunit alpha/FixB family protein, whose protein sequence is MGRKVLVLGEVKDGALRNVSYEAIAAAKTVSEGGEVVGVLLGDSVSELANSLIHYGADKVVVVENSQLNNYSSDGYSQALLAVVENEDPEAIIFGHTSLGKDLSPKIASKLDSGLISDVIEVEVTGGNVVFTRPIYSGKAFEKKIVTDGIIFATVRPNNIAPLEKDESRNGEISTLDVEIKDLRTIIKEVVRKATEGVDLSEAKVVVAGGRGVKSEDGFKPLQELADVLGGAVGASRGACDAGFCDYSLQIGQTGKVVTPDLYIACGISGAIQHLAGMSNSKVIVAINKDPEANIFKVADYGIVGDLFEVVPILTEELKKLKVNA, encoded by the coding sequence ATGGGAAGAAAAGTTTTAGTGTTAGGTGAAGTTAAAGACGGTGCTTTAAGAAACGTATCATATGAAGCGATAGCAGCTGCAAAAACTGTATCTGAAGGTGGAGAAGTTGTAGGGGTTTTACTCGGTGACTCAGTAAGTGAATTAGCGAATAGCTTAATTCATTATGGAGCAGACAAAGTTGTAGTTGTTGAAAATAGTCAATTAAATAATTATAGTTCTGATGGATACTCACAAGCCCTTTTAGCAGTAGTTGAAAATGAAGATCCAGAAGCAATTATTTTTGGTCACACATCTCTTGGAAAAGATTTATCTCCAAAGATTGCAAGTAAACTTGATTCGGGTTTAATTTCCGATGTGATTGAAGTAGAAGTAACTGGTGGAAATGTAGTCTTCACACGTCCAATCTATTCTGGTAAAGCGTTTGAAAAGAAAATTGTCACAGACGGAATTATATTTGCGACAGTAAGACCGAATAATATCGCCCCACTCGAAAAAGATGAATCTAGAAATGGTGAAATTTCAACTTTAGACGTTGAAATTAAAGATTTACGAACAATTATTAAAGAAGTTGTTCGTAAAGCAACAGAAGGCGTGGATTTGTCAGAAGCAAAGGTTGTTGTTGCTGGAGGCCGTGGAGTAAAGAGTGAAGATGGTTTCAAACCATTACAAGAACTTGCAGATGTACTAGGTGGTGCTGTAGGTGCATCTCGTGGAGCGTGTGACGCAGGATTTTGTGATTATTCATTACAAATAGGTCAAACTGGTAAAGTTGTCACACCAGATTTATACATTGCATGTGGAATTTCCGGAGCTATCCAACATTTAGCTGGTATGTCTAATTCAAAAGTAATTGTTGCGATAAACAAAGATCCAGAAGCAAATATTTTTAAAGTAGCCGATTATGGAATCGTTGGTGACCTATTTGAAGTGGTACCTATTTTAACAGAAGAACTTAAAAAGTTAAAAGTGAATGCATAA
- the trxA gene encoding thioredoxin has translation MAIVKATDQNFSEETSKGLVLADFWATWCGPCKMIAPVLEEIDAEMGDKVKIVKLDVDENQETAAKYGVMSIPTLIFFKDGEIVDKVIGYRPKEALEEVINSHL, from the coding sequence ATGGCAATTGTAAAAGCAACAGACCAAAATTTTTCAGAAGAAACGAGTAAAGGTTTAGTTTTAGCTGATTTCTGGGCTACTTGGTGTGGACCATGTAAAATGATTGCACCAGTACTTGAAGAAATTGATGCTGAAATGGGCGACAAAGTTAAAATCGTCAAACTTGATGTTGATGAAAATCAAGAAACAGCAGCAAAATATGGTGTGATGAGTATTCCAACATTAATTTTCTTTAAAGACGGAGAAATTGTTGATAAAGTAATTGGCTACCGTCCAAAAGAAGCTCTAGAAGAAGTGATCAATAGCCATTTATAA
- the uvrC gene encoding excinuclease ABC subunit UvrC encodes MDTKKRIQEKLALLPDQPGCYLMKDRQGTIIYVGKAKILKNRVRSYFIGSHDGKTQALVSEIEDFEYIITSSNIEALILEMNLIKKHNPKYNVMLKDDKSYPFIKLTAERHPRLIITRKVKKDKGKYFGPYPNVTAAKETKKLLDRLYPLRKCSTLPNRVCLYYHIGQCLAPCVNDISEETYKEMTDEITKFLNGGYNEVKKQLTAKMTEAAEELDFERAKEYRDKISAIETTMEKQKMTMQDFVDRDVFGYAVDKGWMCVQVFFIRQGKLIERDVSMFPFYDDPEAEMLTFLGQFYEKANHFKPKEILLPKEIDGELAKQLLEVKILQPIRGQKKDLVNLATKNASVALKEKFSLIERDEERTIKAIEKLGQEMGIYTPYRIEAFDNSNIQGTNPVSAMVVFTNGKPDKKQYRKYKIKTVEGPDDYESMREVIRRRYSRVLKENLPLPDLILIDGGMGQIEAAKDILRNELNLEIPVAGLAKDDKHQTANLLYGEPLEIVPLARNSQEFYLLQRIQDEVHRFAITFHRQLRGKSMFQSILDDIPGVGEKRKKQLMKHFGSINKMKEATVEDFIHIGMPENVAKSIMEVLHAEENEEIDKTKG; translated from the coding sequence ATGGATACGAAAAAAAGAATACAAGAGAAACTAGCCCTGTTACCAGACCAACCCGGTTGTTATTTAATGAAAGATCGCCAAGGTACCATTATTTATGTTGGAAAGGCTAAAATTCTAAAAAACCGCGTTCGGTCCTACTTTATAGGCTCACATGATGGAAAGACCCAAGCATTGGTCAGTGAAATAGAGGATTTTGAATATATTATTACCTCTTCTAATATTGAAGCATTGATTCTTGAAATGAATTTAATAAAAAAACATAACCCAAAATACAATGTAATGCTGAAGGATGATAAAAGCTACCCGTTTATAAAGCTAACGGCTGAGCGTCATCCTCGACTAATTATTACGCGGAAAGTGAAAAAAGATAAAGGAAAATACTTTGGCCCCTATCCGAATGTTACTGCAGCAAAAGAAACAAAGAAATTATTAGACCGACTATATCCGCTGCGGAAATGCTCCACACTCCCCAATCGTGTCTGCCTATATTATCATATCGGTCAATGTTTAGCACCTTGTGTAAATGATATTTCCGAGGAAACATATAAAGAAATGACTGATGAAATTACTAAATTTTTAAACGGTGGTTATAATGAAGTAAAAAAACAATTAACTGCAAAAATGACGGAAGCAGCCGAAGAACTTGATTTTGAGCGAGCAAAAGAATATCGGGATAAAATTAGTGCGATTGAAACAACGATGGAAAAACAAAAAATGACGATGCAAGATTTTGTAGATCGTGATGTATTCGGTTATGCGGTGGACAAAGGTTGGATGTGTGTTCAAGTATTTTTTATTCGCCAAGGAAAATTAATTGAACGGGATGTTTCAATGTTTCCGTTTTATGATGATCCAGAAGCAGAAATGCTAACTTTTCTAGGACAGTTTTATGAAAAAGCCAATCATTTTAAACCAAAGGAAATTTTACTACCGAAAGAAATAGATGGTGAATTGGCTAAGCAATTATTAGAAGTAAAAATTTTACAGCCAATACGTGGTCAGAAAAAAGATCTCGTCAACTTAGCGACGAAGAATGCATCAGTCGCTCTAAAGGAAAAATTTTCACTCATTGAACGAGATGAAGAAAGAACAATTAAAGCAATTGAAAAATTAGGCCAGGAAATGGGAATATATACACCATATCGAATAGAAGCATTTGATAACTCGAATATACAAGGTACGAATCCCGTTTCGGCAATGGTAGTTTTTACGAATGGGAAACCTGACAAAAAACAGTACCGAAAATATAAAATTAAAACAGTTGAAGGTCCAGATGACTATGAATCGATGCGAGAAGTAATCCGTAGAAGATATTCTCGAGTTTTAAAAGAAAATTTGCCTCTTCCTGATTTAATTTTAATTGATGGAGGAATGGGACAAATAGAAGCTGCGAAAGATATTTTACGAAATGAGCTGAATCTAGAAATACCCGTTGCGGGACTGGCGAAAGATGATAAACACCAAACCGCCAATCTCCTTTATGGCGAACCATTGGAAATCGTACCGTTAGCTCGCAATAGTCAAGAATTTTATTTATTACAACGTATTCAGGATGAGGTTCATCGGTTTGCCATTACATTTCACCGCCAATTACGTGGAAAGTCGATGTTCCAATCTATATTAGATGATATTCCTGGGGTTGGTGAAAAAAGGAAAAAGCAATTAATGAAACATTTTGGTTCAATTAATAAAATGAAAGAAGCCACAGTAGAGGATTTTATCCATATCGGTATGCCAGAAAATGTAGCAAAATCGATTATGGAAGTACTACATGCTGAAGAAAACGAAGAGATAGATAAAACAAAAGGTTAA
- a CDS encoding YslB family protein yields MSKRAIESVNIHELSVPGFGYELIREDLLNEILGNDASNILYWAGKRLARKYPLFSLDELIEFFINAGWGRLELLGEKKDELEFSLTGDLIEYRLKTKTSSTFQLEAGFLAEQIQQMKKAYAECFEHPRKRDYTIIFTIKWDKIPYNL; encoded by the coding sequence TTGAGTAAAAGAGCAATTGAAAGTGTGAATATTCATGAGTTATCTGTTCCTGGCTTTGGTTATGAACTCATACGAGAAGATTTATTAAATGAGATATTAGGTAATGATGCCTCAAACATTCTGTATTGGGCGGGAAAACGTTTGGCGAGAAAGTATCCTCTATTTTCTCTAGACGAACTAATTGAATTTTTTATAAATGCAGGTTGGGGGCGATTAGAGCTTCTTGGGGAAAAGAAGGACGAATTGGAATTTTCACTTACAGGAGATTTGATAGAGTATCGTCTGAAAACAAAAACATCATCAACCTTTCAATTAGAAGCTGGATTTTTAGCTGAACAAATCCAACAGATGAAAAAAGCTTATGCCGAATGTTTTGAACATCCAAGAAAACGGGACTATACGATTATATTCACCATTAAATGGGACAAAATACCTTATAACTTATAA